The DNA segment GCATTCATTCTGATTCAGGCGGCGGTCCGCATCTCCTCCCGCCGCCGGCGGGAGAGGCGGTCGGAGGTGGCTTCGACCACGCGGCGCACCTCGTCAGGCGACAGCCCGTCGCGGGCCATCACCAGACGCACCAGGGGATCGTCCAGCAATTCGTGCAGCTTCGGCTCGCGGATGTGCTCGCTCATGGCAATGCTTCCTCACAGAAAATCGGCGCCCGTCTTGACGCAGGCGTCCGAACGGTCCTGCCGCCCGTCGGAGCGGCGAGCGATTAATGCTCCACCTGGATTACAGGCACATGTCCGGACGGAGTCCTTTTCGGGATGCGGCCACAGAAGTACCTCCGCCGGGCAGCATTGAAACAGAAACGCCCCGGACGGATGGTCCGGGGCGCCTGCATTTCCGCCTGATCGTTCGGGATCGGGCTACTGGTTCATGCTGTCGAAGAACTCGTTGTTGGTCTTCGAGGATTTCAGCTTGTCGACCAGGAATTCCACGGCGTCCTGGGTGCCCATCGGGTTCAGGATGCGGCGCAGGATCCACATCTTCGCCATGGCGCCGCGGTCCACCAGCAGCTCCTCCTTGCGGGTGCCCGACTTCTGGATGTCGATGGCCGGGAAGACGCGCTTGTCGGACAGCTTGCGGTCCAGCACGATCTCGCTGTTGCCGGTGCCCTTGAACTCTTCGAAGATCACCTCGTCCATGCGGCTGCCGGTATCGATCAGCGCCGTGGCGATGATGGTCAGGCTTCCGCCCTCCTCGATGTTGCGGGCGGCACCGAAGAAGCGCTTCGGCCGCTGCAGGGCGTTGGCGTCGACACCGCCGGTCAGCACCTTGCCGGACGACGGCACCACCGTGTTGTAGGCGCGGCCGAGGCGGGTGATGCTGTCCAGCAGGATCACGACGTCGCGCTTGTGCTCGACCAGCCGCTTCGCCTTCTCCAGCACCATCTCCGTCACCTGGACGTGCCGGGTCGCCGGCTCGTCGAAGGTGGAGCTGATGACCTCGCCCCGGACGGAGCGGGCCATGTCGGTCACCTCTTCCGGCCGCTCGTCGATGAGCAGCACGATCAGATAGACCTCGGGATGGTTGGTGGCGATGGAGTGGGCGATGTTCTGCAGCATCACGGTCTTGCCCGTGCG comes from the Indioceanicola profundi genome and includes:
- the rho gene encoding transcription termination factor Rho; this translates as MNLQDLKAKTPAELLAFAEELQIENAGTLRKQDMMFAILKQLADNDVPIYGEGVLEVLSDGFGFLRAPESNYLPGPDDIYVSPSQVRRFGLRTGDTVEGQIRAPKDGERYFALLKVNSINFDAPEKVRHRINFDNLTPLYPDERLKLEVEVDPTAKKKDMTTRVIDLVAPLGKGQRALIVAPPRTGKTVMLQNIAHSIATNHPEVYLIVLLIDERPEEVTDMARSVRGEVISSTFDEPATRHVQVTEMVLEKAKRLVEHKRDVVILLDSITRLGRAYNTVVPSSGKVLTGGVDANALQRPKRFFGAARNIEEGGSLTIIATALIDTGSRMDEVIFEEFKGTGNSEIVLDRKLSDKRVFPAIDIQKSGTRKEELLVDRGAMAKMWILRRILNPMGTQDAVEFLVDKLKSSKTNNEFFDSMNQ